One Vicugna pacos chromosome X, VicPac4, whole genome shotgun sequence DNA window includes the following coding sequences:
- the PRRG3 gene encoding transmembrane gamma-carboxyglutamic acid protein 3, whose product MAVFLEAKNAHSVLKRFPRANEFLEELRQGTIERECMEEICSYEEVKEVFEDKEKTMEFWKGYPNAVYSVRDPAQSSDAMYVVVPLLGVALLIVIALFIIWRCQLQKATRHHPSYAQNRYLASRAGHSLPRVMVYRGTVHSQGESSGHRETGGHPQVVLGPSRGGRTTVHLESTLYLPELSLSRLSSATPPPSYEEVTAPQESSSEEASGSYSDPPPKYEEIVDANPGSDK is encoded by the exons TATTTCTGGAGGCCAAGAATGCCCATTCGGTCCTGAAACGGTTCCCTCGTGCCAATGAGTTCCTGGAGGAGCTACGCCAGGGCACCATCGAGCGGGAGTGCATGGAGGAGATCTGCAGCTATGAGGAGGTCAAGGAGGTGTTTGAGGACAAGGAGAAAACG ATGGAGTTCTGGAAGGGGTACCCAAATGCAGTCTACTCAGTCCGAGACCCTGCACAAAGCTCAGACGCCATGTACGTGGTGGTGCCCCTTCTGGGGGTGGCATTGCTGATTGTCATCGCTTTGTTCATCATCTGGAGGTGCCAGCTGCAGAAGGCCACCCGCCACCACCCCTCGTACGCTCAGAACCGGTACCTGGCAAGTCGCGCGGGGCACAGCCTCCCCCGGGTCATGGTCTACCGGGGCACTGTGCATAGCCAGGGGGAGTCTTCTGGGCACCGGGAGACAGGGGGCCACCCACAAGTGGTGCTGGGGCCCAGTCGCGGGGGCAGAACCACGGTCCACCTCGAGAGCACCCTCTACCTCCCTGagctctctctctccagactGTCCAGTGCCACCCCTCCCCCGTCCTATGAGGAGGTGACTGCCCCCCAGGAGAGCAGCAGTGAGGAGGCCAGTGGCTCTTACAGTGACCCGCCCCCAAAGTATGAGGAGATAGTGGATGCCAACCCTGGCTCAGACAAATAG